A genomic segment from Ruegeria sp. TM1040 encodes:
- a CDS encoding acyl-CoA synthetase, translating into MSANPYNTDLDRTPANYQPLTPLMFLERAATVFPEHTAIIHGPLRRSYAAFYARARQLGSALSHRGITRGDTVSALLPNTSAMLECHYGVPMCGAVLHSINTRLDAAIIAFQLDHAMSKVVIVDSEFMPLMQEALALCSVQPLLIEVDDPVYEGARIKTEAVDYDSFIADGDAEFAWLMPEDEWDAISINYTSGTTGDPKGVVSHHRGAYLLAQGNALTTTMGKHAVYLWTLPMFHCNGWCFPWTLSAIIGTHVCLRQVRADQIWNALADEGVTHLCGAPIVMSLMISAPADVQRPLDQTVQFFTAAAPPPEKLLADMKTAGFEVTHLYGLTETYGPAVVNDWHQSWSELPHDEQSRLKSRQGVRYLPLEGLNVLDPETLEPVPHDGETMGEVMFRGNVVMKGYFRNPDATRKAFEGGWFHSGDLGVVHPDGYIQLKDRSKDVIISGGENISSIEVEEALYRHPAIAVTAVVAMPDEKWGETPCAFIELAEGAEIDTDALRQWCRDQLAPYKVPRKFVLTEIPRTSTGKIQKFALREQAKSLC; encoded by the coding sequence ATGAGCGCCAACCCCTACAATACCGATCTGGATCGCACCCCGGCCAACTATCAGCCCCTGACCCCGCTCATGTTTCTGGAGCGGGCCGCAACGGTATTTCCAGAGCACACGGCAATCATTCACGGCCCCCTTCGACGCAGCTACGCCGCTTTTTATGCACGCGCGCGCCAGCTTGGCTCGGCACTGTCGCATAGGGGCATCACGCGGGGCGATACGGTCTCGGCCCTGCTGCCAAACACGTCCGCGATGCTTGAGTGTCACTATGGCGTCCCCATGTGCGGTGCGGTGCTGCATTCGATCAACACCCGGCTTGATGCTGCGATCATCGCCTTTCAGCTGGATCACGCGATGTCCAAGGTCGTCATCGTCGACTCTGAATTCATGCCCTTGATGCAGGAGGCGCTGGCGCTTTGCTCGGTGCAGCCCCTGCTGATCGAGGTCGACGATCCCGTCTACGAGGGCGCGCGGATCAAAACCGAAGCCGTGGACTACGATAGCTTTATTGCGGATGGTGACGCCGAGTTTGCCTGGCTCATGCCCGAAGACGAATGGGACGCGATCTCGATCAACTACACCTCGGGCACCACCGGAGACCCCAAGGGGGTCGTTTCGCATCATCGCGGGGCCTATCTTTTGGCGCAGGGCAATGCGCTCACGACAACGATGGGCAAACATGCGGTCTATCTCTGGACCCTGCCGATGTTTCACTGCAACGGCTGGTGTTTTCCCTGGACGCTCTCGGCGATCATTGGCACCCATGTCTGCCTGCGCCAGGTGCGGGCGGATCAGATCTGGAACGCGCTCGCCGACGAGGGCGTCACGCATCTCTGTGGCGCGCCCATCGTGATGTCGCTGATGATCTCGGCCCCCGCCGACGTGCAGCGCCCCCTCGATCAGACCGTTCAGTTTTTTACAGCCGCTGCCCCGCCGCCGGAAAAGCTGCTGGCGGACATGAAAACCGCAGGCTTTGAAGTCACGCATCTTTATGGACTCACAGAAACCTATGGCCCTGCCGTGGTCAACGACTGGCATCAAAGCTGGTCCGAGCTGCCGCACGACGAACAGTCCCGCCTGAAATCCCGGCAGGGCGTGCGCTATCTTCCGCTCGAGGGACTCAACGTTCTGGACCCCGAAACCCTAGAGCCCGTGCCCCATGATGGCGAAACCATGGGCGAGGTCATGTTTCGCGGCAATGTCGTGATGAAGGGCTATTTTCGCAATCCTGACGCCACCCGAAAAGCCTTTGAGGGGGGCTGGTTTCATTCCGGCGATCTGGGTGTTGTTCATCCTGACGGCTATATCCAGCTCAAGGACCGCTCGAAGGATGTCATTATTTCCGGCGGAGAGAATATCTCCTCCATCGAGGTCGAAGAGGCGCTGTATCGCCATCCCGCGATTGCCGTCACCGCCGTTGTCGCCATGCCCGACGAGAAATGGGGCGAAACACCATGCGCCTTCATCGAGCTGGCCGAAGGTGCAGAGATCGACACCGATGCGCTCAGGCAATGGTGTCGTGACCAACTCGCCCCCTACAAGGTGCCGCGCAAATTTGTCCTGACCGAAATCCCGCGCACCTCAACCGGGAAAATCCAGAAATTCGCCCTGCGGGAACAGGCGAAGTCGCTCTGCTGA